The Malus domestica chromosome 08, GDT2T_hap1 genomic interval GCTTGTGCTTGTTGACGAGAGGCTTCTTGACATCATCGGCGGGGTAAAACTTGGGCGGCTTGACAGCCGGAGCGTCGGCGGCATGCTTCTTTTCGTGGTAGGGGAAAGCACCGCCGTTCTTGGCCTTTATAGCCCAAATCCCTCGTTTGTGGTACATCTTGAACCTCGAGTATTTCCCAATCCTTCTGATCAGATATGGGTTTCTAGTCACCTTTGGAGTCCTTTGCTTCGGCGCCATCGCTAACACGTAGAGGTGAATgtacgctctctctctcttctatcACTCGCTCGCCGTCTTTGATAGACGCAGCTAAAAAACACCCTAGGGAAGAAGGTTGGGGTTGATCTGGACCATTGGTTCGGAATCAGTTGTCACAGAGATGTTTATATAGGAGTGGCTTCACGGGTCAGTtgtcatagagagagagagttaaaaGAGATCAGAAGCAAAAGAGAGGTAGAGAGAGTTTTGGTTGTctcttgggtttttgcagatccacgatggaggtgaaaaaatgaaagagaatcgacacaacttttcgtattgtttcccatagacggcgtcaaatgttgatgcataaaatcggaTGGGTCTTGGAACagcgtaaatccaaccgtgaatctgcaagaaagtaaataatacaagatgtatcgtggttcaccccaatgtttggactacgtccacactaatattgtatttatctgtttGTAAGAGGATTGGGAGGGTGAGAGCCTCTGTATGTAAGGATCAGAGCTTTGTaatgtgagagtgaggcttctctgagggagagagagagagagagctttgctTTGAATCTCAGAGCCTTTCGATTGTGAGGGtaaggaggcccttttatagactaagggctcatccccctttttacatatttatctcttcatttattacataattacatttgagttctccgagtatttatacaaggtctaaatacgaagACCTTAAGTATGATATAAACAGTTTCTATAAACTAGATGGGATTATTGGAAATTGGAATGAATATACATGGAGAGAAACTCAATGCAGTGAACCTATCGTCTTCATGTCTTGCGTGATTGTTTGACAATCACATAAGAAAGAGATATAATGACCTATGCATGTACTGATGACAATACTAGTAGGATTAGACTTTCATGTTAACAGACCGAGGATTTTCTCTGcttctaaggccatctccaaccgatggctggccagagggatcgttttagccctctggccctccaagattctccaagatattaatattttagtgaatagtacagggccatatttgcctccgtctccaactgagggccagagggctcgttttagccctttcacaaaaaaccgtctccaaccgagggccaagcataatttattatttaaaaactgcaacttaaatgttgtttcatattgtttaatgttgtttcatgttacttaatttaatttaatgttgtataatggcttaggaagtcaaaggaaaaaaaaatagagtttaaaaaaattatgaaacaaattttgtgaaatagaagttatagaaaaaaatggaatttaaaaaaaatatgaaacaaattttgtgaaataaaagttataggaaaaaaatggaatttaaaaaaaaatatgaaacaaattttgtgaaatagaagttatagggaaaaaaaatggaatttaaaaaaatatgaaacaaattttgtgaaatagaagttataggaaaaaaatggaatttaaaaaaaatatgaaacaaattttgtaaaatagaagttataggaaaataTAGACGTTATATGAaattttttgtaaataaaaaaaataataataatgtaaaaaaaaaaatcaaatcaaatgcaacggctagtagccgtttcatttgaattttttcttaataaatcctgtcggttataaccgacaggaataacaaaacattaaaaaaaaatagctagTCCGGGACTGGCTTGCTGGCTGAAAGCAGCCAGCCTTTTGGCCCTTTGGCTCAGCCAGCcttttggccctttggccctttgaaattccgtggggccctcccagatttccgagccctctggcctagccctcggttggagacggttttaagGCTATTTTCAGCCCTCTGACCATCTGgatcattcggttggagatggtctaagtgtCCTTCTCTATTATATAGATTGTCTTTCTTGCGAATATTATCTTAGACTTACTCAACAAAGCTAGGTCTGTACATACTGTTCAAACCAGAAGGGATGAGAGACTAGACTAATGCCTCAGGAGGATGGATGTGCACCAGATACCTGCAAATAAATTAGGACTTGGGAAGTTTGCCTTCTTTAATTTGGATATGACATTTGAAAAGCTATGACCCGTCATATCAATACTGAAAAATGTTCTCTTGGATCCTCATACGTCATCTCAATGGAATgaggatcatctccggatccttTATGTGAGGATTCAAAAAATTCTTCAATCACGTCCGTTAATCGTATATCGTGCAATCAGCTTTCGTCAGgaattatttatattcaattttaaaataaaaaaatttataatgatTTATGATCGCATAATGTACAATAAACGGACGTGATTGGAAAATATGATTTGAAGATGATCCTCATTCATCTCAATGTTATATTGCATATTAAataaagttgaggtttcatataaaactaattgacaatatgTAAAGTAATTTAATTACTTATAAACAATgcactgttttttcttttcttgatatAGGATTGACACTCCTAAAATGCTGACAACACAAATTAGGTGACGTTGAGGATGTGTAGCCATTCAGATTCACACATATAACAACATACTCTGATACTATGAAGAAAGTTAAAATTTtatcataaaactaattaataACATGAAAAGTAGCTCAATGCTTTGTTTAGAATATGGCATGCTGACATTCAAACGGATTAGGCGGTATTGCATTATGCATAGAGATTATAATAATTTGAATTTAGgggctttttttatttatttttatttttattttttttaacacaaaagATAACATATACTAACTTAATTTATATTATACATAACATTGGAGTTGATACACCGGATTACACATAATAAGTCAACtataatttgttataaattgTCATTTGTTAGAGTTG includes:
- the LOC139198105 gene encoding large ribosomal subunit protein eL6-like, which codes for MAPKQRTPKVTRNPYLIRRIGKYSRFKMYHKRGIWAIKAKNGGAFPYHEKKHAADAPAVKPPKFYPADDVKKPLVNKHKPQVHKTQGKRVVFLKQLSSGLLLVTAFEELNHPEFAEEELTAVYRLTLTPRRHLLATHPELEPITSAV